From one Candidatus Stygibacter australis genomic stretch:
- a CDS encoding aminopeptidase P family protein: METKTKLKALRELMQQKGIDAWIVPSGDPHQSEYVADHWKARAWISGFSGSAGVCVITGDKAGLWTDSRYWLQAASELEGSGIELFKMFSPGVPDYQTWLLSEISDGAVLGFDGSLLSVREVTAIKKKLCSKNINLSYGEDLTGMIWQDRPAIPQEPAMMLAEDYAGESVTSKIERVQAEMQKNGVDHHVISALDEIAWLFNIRGKDVKYNPVVISYALLSKDEVNLFVNKAKLNDELTAFLETCGVNIFSYEDTLSYLAGLAAENKVLIDPGKVSQKIKETIKCQVKEGKSIVTYLKAIKNEVEQEGIRQAHIQDGAALVRWIYWMKQQVGKIELDEYTAGEKLGEFRAEGDKYQGLSFTPIIGFKGNGAIVHYSAKPDTARKIEPGGILLVDSGGQYLNGTTDVTRTFSLGNITEEEKYYFTLVLAGHIDLARAIFPKGTSGAMLDAYTRTPLWREKKNYGHGTGHGVGHFLGVHEGPQNISPKSMNPILPGSVTTNEPGMYLEGRFGIRTENILICQTLETTEYGEFCHFETVTLCPISRELINKEMLTVEQIEWLDNYHVMVFAKLSPLLVPDTAEWLRNETLPL; encoded by the coding sequence ATGGAAACAAAAACAAAATTGAAAGCTTTGCGTGAACTGATGCAGCAGAAGGGTATTGATGCCTGGATAGTTCCTTCAGGAGATCCGCATCAAAGTGAATACGTGGCAGATCACTGGAAAGCAAGAGCCTGGATAAGCGGATTTAGTGGCTCAGCAGGAGTATGTGTGATCACGGGTGATAAGGCAGGATTGTGGACTGATAGCCGTTACTGGCTTCAGGCAGCAAGTGAACTGGAAGGCAGCGGAATTGAACTATTCAAGATGTTCAGTCCTGGAGTGCCGGATTACCAAACCTGGCTGCTGAGTGAAATATCCGATGGAGCAGTACTGGGTTTTGATGGCTCTTTATTATCAGTGAGAGAAGTGACAGCGATCAAGAAAAAATTATGTTCAAAAAATATTAATTTAAGTTATGGTGAAGATCTTACCGGGATGATCTGGCAGGATAGACCGGCAATTCCGCAAGAACCAGCCATGATGCTTGCCGAAGATTATGCAGGTGAATCAGTAACCAGTAAAATCGAACGGGTACAGGCAGAGATGCAGAAAAATGGGGTAGATCATCATGTGATCTCTGCTCTGGATGAAATTGCCTGGTTATTCAATATTCGCGGTAAAGATGTGAAATATAATCCGGTGGTGATCAGTTATGCTCTTTTAAGCAAAGATGAAGTAAATCTTTTTGTTAATAAAGCTAAACTGAATGATGAATTAACAGCTTTTCTGGAAACATGTGGTGTGAATATTTTTTCTTATGAGGATACTCTGAGCTATCTGGCTGGTTTAGCTGCTGAAAATAAGGTATTGATCGATCCCGGTAAAGTGAGTCAGAAGATCAAAGAGACTATTAAATGCCAGGTGAAAGAAGGCAAAAGTATAGTTACATATTTAAAAGCGATCAAGAATGAAGTGGAACAGGAAGGAATTCGTCAGGCACATATTCAAGATGGGGCAGCACTTGTGCGCTGGATCTACTGGATGAAACAGCAGGTTGGTAAAATTGAACTGGATGAATATACTGCTGGAGAGAAGCTGGGTGAATTTCGGGCAGAAGGGGATAAATATCAGGGACTGAGCTTTACTCCCATCATCGGCTTTAAGGGTAATGGAGCAATTGTTCATTATTCAGCCAAACCGGATACTGCCAGAAAGATCGAACCGGGCGGGATATTACTGGTGGATTCAGGTGGTCAATATCTGAATGGAACAACTGACGTCACGAGGACATTTTCGCTGGGTAATATTACCGAAGAGGAGAAATATTATTTTACTCTGGTACTTGCCGGGCATATAGATCTCGCCAGAGCAATATTTCCTAAAGGCACTTCTGGTGCAATGCTTGATGCATATACAAGGACCCCTTTATGGCGTGAAAAGAAGAATTACGGGCATGGCACGGGTCACGGAGTGGGTCATTTTCTGGGAGTTCATGAAGGTCCCCAAAATATCAGTCCGAAGAGCATGAATCCAATCTTACCTGGATCAGTTACTACTAATGAACCAGGAATGTATCTGGAAGGCAGGTTTGGAATTCGCACAGAGAACATTCTGATCTGTCAAACATTGGAAACCACTGAATATGGTGAATTCTGCCATTTTGAAACTGTTACCTTGTGTCCTATATCACGCGAATTGATCAATAAAGAAATGCTGACAGTGGAGCAGATAGAATGGCTTGATAACTATCATGTAATGGTTTTTGCCAAGCTGTCACCACTTCTGGTGCCAGACACAGCAGAATGGTTACGGAACGAGACTTTACCCCTATAG